The Candidatus Ancaeobacter aquaticus genome contains the following window.
AATTCTCCAATATCACTTTTGAAAGGTGTATTGTTAAGTATGAGCACATCATCAACCCAGATATCGTAGGTGTCGTTGCCAAAATTGAAGTCTTTTAAAGTAATTTCTGCGGATGCAGAAGATGCTTCCCCAAAACTTTTTACTGTTACAGTACCAGCATTAGACGTCAAAAACAAAAGCCCACCACCGTTTTTAAAGAATTGTAAATCCGGGCCAAGAGTTGCTCCTTCACTAAAAAACACGGTAGGATACGTCGCCTCGACATCAGCGTCATCTATGCTTAACGTAAAACTGAACACCTGACCATTGTCGCTTGTTGCTCCGTTAAAAGAACGAGTTACTGTACCATCCGTCAATAAATTTCCGTAAAAGCGACCCTTCTCGACTCCATTGTTAATGTACCAGTTAGTATTGTGTGTAAGCCCAGTAGCCGCCCAATCTTGCAAATCCCACGTTCCTGTACCTTCACTTTGTCCAACAAGTGTCTGGTTTACTCCATAATCCTCAAAATCATCTCCAAAATTGATAACTGCCGCAAAAACTTGAGAGCTGATTAAAACAATAGGCACCGCAATGAATAATAGAATAAACAATTTCTTCATTTATACACTCTCCTTATTCTTATTAACGTTTTTCATTTCTAAAAGCTATTCTCGCACAAAACCATAAATTGTCAATTAAACTTAAATGCAACAGGAAAAACTGCAGGCGGCCGAAGGCTGAAGGACCCGAAAGGGTATAATAATCTGGGGCCGCCATCTTACCCCGGTTCACCGGTTACAGAAAAACTCTCTATGCTCTTGACAAAACCGAGTTTACGTGCTATAACTCAGAGGATTAGAGCCTTTATAGAGATAGAGAAAACAGTGAATTAATATATTGGTGTGTCTAAAAATTAGGAGTTTAGATGCAGGGGTGTATTGTGTTTTTCTCTAAATGAAATCAATTTTATTAGTTTTTAATTTTGTTTTTTGCTTAATGCTTACAGCTTACAGCTTTTTTCCTAATCCATCCGCCAAAAAACCCCAAAAGCCCTATGCCGAAAAGAGCGTAT
Protein-coding sequences here:
- a CDS encoding PEP-CTERM sorting domain-containing protein, yielding MKKLFILLFIAVPIVLISSQVFAAVINFGDDFEDYGVNQTLVGQSEGTGTWDLQDWAATGLTHNTNWYINNGVEKGRFYGNLLTDGTVTRSFNGATSDNGQVFSFTLSIDDADVEATYPTVFFSEGATLGPDLQFFKNGGGLLFLTSNAGTVTVKSFGEASSASAEITLKDFNFGNDTYDIWVDDVLILNNTPFKSDIGELNTFGISGASNSSNVYIDDISAVPEPSTYALFGIGLLGFFGGWIRKKAVSCKH